A genome region from Cognatishimia activa includes the following:
- a CDS encoding LolA family protein gives MKRRSLILAASLLAALPLASLAQEGEQRELSLEELSAYLNDLGSVETSFTQVNWDNSISTGLLWLKRPGRIRLEYDEPDAGLMMAFGGSLAIFDKKSNQPPERYPVRRTPLWLLLERNVDLTDQKMVVGHGFDGSHTYVEAMDPKRPEYGSIQLRFTSNPTTLKGWVTFDAHGGNTMVALDDFNEDVEIDNQMFNISKMIGELVPEENR, from the coding sequence ATGAAAAGACGCAGCCTTATCCTCGCAGCCTCGCTCCTCGCGGCGCTTCCGCTTGCATCCCTCGCTCAAGAGGGCGAACAACGTGAGCTCTCGCTAGAGGAACTCTCGGCCTATTTGAATGATCTGGGATCGGTGGAAACCAGTTTTACGCAGGTGAACTGGGATAATTCGATTTCAACAGGGCTTTTGTGGCTGAAACGGCCGGGCCGTATTCGGCTGGAATATGATGAGCCCGATGCAGGCCTGATGATGGCCTTTGGGGGTAGTCTTGCGATCTTTGACAAAAAGTCCAACCAGCCGCCGGAACGCTATCCGGTGCGGCGCACACCTCTGTGGTTGTTGCTGGAGCGCAATGTAGATCTGACGGATCAGAAAATGGTCGTCGGCCATGGGTTTGATGGCAGCCACACCTACGTCGAGGCCATGGACCCAAAGCGTCCGGAATATGGCTCGATCCAGCTGCGGTTTACCTCAAACCCCACGACCCTCAAGGGATGGGTGACATTTGACGCCCATGGCGGGAACACGATGGTCGCGCTTGATGACTTCAACGAAGACGTTGAGATCGACAATCAGATGTTCAACATCTCTAAAATGATTGGCGAGCTGGTGCCCGAGGAAAACCGTTAA
- a CDS encoding lytic transglycosylase — MSRFFRALIILMVVASCGSRGDNTAPRNLDNACSIINERPHYARAFRNAERRWGVPAHVQMATIYQESKFKSRARTPYRYVLGVLPMGRASSAYGYAQAVDGTWDEYRRSAGRWGAKRDDIGDATDFMGWYMSKSKSGLGIPLNDARNQYLAYHEGRTGYKRGTWRNKDWLVRIAGEVASRANMYERQLATCRRYRRA, encoded by the coding sequence ATGAGCAGATTCTTTCGCGCACTGATCATTTTGATGGTTGTCGCCTCTTGCGGCAGTCGTGGTGACAATACGGCACCGCGTAATTTGGATAATGCCTGTTCGATCATTAACGAGCGACCGCATTATGCGCGTGCTTTCCGCAATGCAGAGCGCCGCTGGGGCGTGCCCGCGCATGTGCAGATGGCGACGATTTACCAAGAGAGCAAGTTCAAATCCCGTGCCCGCACGCCTTATCGCTACGTCTTGGGTGTTTTGCCGATGGGCCGCGCGAGTTCTGCCTACGGTTATGCACAAGCCGTCGATGGCACTTGGGATGAATATCGCCGCTCGGCCGGCCGTTGGGGCGCGAAACGCGATGACATTGGTGATGCCACAGACTTCATGGGCTGGTACATGAGCAAGTCCAAATCGGGCCTTGGCATTCCACTGAATGACGCGCGCAACCAGTACCTCGCCTACCACGAGGGCCGCACAGGCTATAAACGCGGGACATGGCGCAACAAAGACTGGCTGGTCCGCATCGCCGGAGAAGTCGCCTCGCGTGCAAATATGTACGAGCGTCAGCTGGCCACCTGCCGTCGCTATCGCCGCGCTTAA
- the ggt gene encoding gamma-glutamyltransferase: MRDFHLPGRSPVLATNGMCATSHPLAAQVAVDVLKRGGNAMDAAIAGAVVLGICEPQMTGIGGDCFALFSPAGTDETLAFNASGVAPAGAAAGDLKARGLDKVPLNTPDAVTMPTAIAGFCEMSERWGKLGLDAILAPAIHYAEEGVPVAPRVAFDWAVAQDDLQGRARDLYLMNGKAPVAGQVFRAPGQAEVLRRIAAQGRDGFYTGEVAEDMAESLAALGGTHTVEDFANTRGFQTDPISGDYKAHDLIEHPPNGQGASAILLLNILKQFDIASMDPFGVERTHIEAEATKLAYDTRNRFLADPDHMTKLDHFLSMDTAKALAGLIDPNRAMASATDISEAVHKDTIYITVVDKDRMSVSLIYSIFHSFGSGIASDKFGILFQNRGAGFSLQDGHPNLLAAGKRPMHTIIPGMLAKDGAPIMPFGVMGGQYQPNGHARLLSNILDYGMDPQTAIDAPRAFAEGDTLKIERGYSPEVVQKLSDMGHKIEVPETAIGGAQAIMMHENGVLEGGSDPRKDGCALGY, translated from the coding sequence ATGAGAGATTTTCACCTGCCCGGGCGATCCCCGGTTCTGGCTACAAATGGCATGTGCGCCACATCGCATCCTTTGGCGGCGCAGGTGGCTGTCGACGTCCTGAAACGGGGCGGCAATGCGATGGATGCGGCCATTGCGGGCGCGGTGGTGCTTGGGATTTGCGAGCCTCAGATGACTGGAATCGGAGGGGATTGTTTCGCGCTGTTCTCGCCAGCGGGCACGGATGAGACACTGGCGTTCAATGCGTCGGGCGTGGCTCCGGCAGGCGCGGCTGCGGGTGATTTGAAAGCGCGCGGATTGGACAAGGTGCCTCTGAACACGCCCGACGCGGTGACGATGCCGACAGCTATTGCAGGCTTTTGCGAGATGTCAGAGCGTTGGGGGAAACTCGGCCTTGATGCGATCCTCGCACCAGCGATCCACTATGCAGAAGAGGGCGTGCCGGTCGCGCCGCGCGTGGCCTTTGATTGGGCTGTCGCGCAGGATGATCTGCAGGGCCGCGCGCGGGATCTCTACCTCATGAACGGCAAAGCCCCGGTCGCTGGACAAGTCTTCCGCGCGCCGGGTCAGGCAGAGGTTTTGCGTCGCATCGCAGCCCAAGGCCGCGACGGGTTTTACACGGGTGAAGTCGCCGAGGACATGGCGGAAAGTCTGGCCGCTTTGGGTGGCACGCATACCGTCGAGGACTTCGCGAACACCCGTGGATTTCAGACCGATCCGATCTCTGGTGACTACAAGGCCCATGATCTGATCGAGCACCCGCCGAATGGTCAGGGCGCATCGGCGATCCTATTGTTGAACATCCTCAAACAATTCGACATCGCGTCGATGGACCCCTTCGGTGTCGAACGCACACATATCGAGGCCGAAGCCACGAAGCTCGCCTATGACACCCGCAACCGTTTCCTCGCGGATCCGGATCATATGACCAAGCTGGATCACTTCTTGTCGATGGATACAGCCAAAGCGCTTGCGGGCCTGATCGATCCAAACCGCGCGATGGCTTCGGCGACTGATATCAGCGAAGCGGTGCACAAAGACACGATCTATATCACGGTTGTGGACAAGGATCGCATGTCCGTGTCGTTGATCTATTCGATCTTTCACAGCTTTGGTTCTGGCATTGCGTCGGATAAATTCGGCATCCTGTTTCAGAATCGTGGCGCGGGCTTCAGCCTGCAAGACGGGCACCCAAATCTCTTGGCCGCAGGCAAGCGCCCGATGCACACAATCATCCCCGGAATGCTCGCCAAGGATGGCGCTCCGATCATGCCGTTCGGCGTTATGGGCGGGCAGTATCAGCCCAACGGCCACGCCCGCCTGCTGAGCAATATTCTGGACTATGGGATGGACCCGCAAACCGCCATCGACGCGCCTCGCGCCTTTGCCGAAGGTGACACGCTTAAGATCGAACGCGGCTATTCACCTGAGGTTGTTCAGAAACTTTCTGACATGGGTCACAAGATCGAAGTTCCAGAGACCGCGATCGGAGGCGCTCAGGCGATCATGATGCATGAAAATGGCGTTCTGGAGGGCGGCTCGGACCCGCGTAAAGACGGCTGCGCGCTCGGCTACTAA
- a CDS encoding GAF domain-containing protein, whose amino-acid sequence MRVNYNELATTLAALTEGETDVVSLMATVACEVHHADDRFDWTGFYRVTAPELLKIGPYQGGHGCLVIPFSRGVCGAAARTGEVQLVDDVNAFEGHIACAISTQSELVLPVWNQAGTLLGVFDIDSDQPAAFTQDDATQMAAILKASFSNAT is encoded by the coding sequence ATGCGCGTCAATTACAATGAACTCGCGACGACACTTGCTGCCCTGACCGAAGGCGAAACAGACGTGGTGTCTCTGATGGCCACCGTGGCCTGCGAAGTGCATCACGCGGATGATCGTTTTGACTGGACCGGATTTTACCGCGTGACCGCGCCGGAATTGCTGAAAATCGGACCCTACCAAGGCGGCCATGGCTGTCTGGTCATCCCATTCTCTCGCGGCGTCTGCGGTGCAGCGGCACGCACCGGAGAGGTTCAGCTGGTCGACGACGTGAACGCATTCGAAGGCCACATCGCCTGCGCCATCTCCACACAGTCCGAACTGGTGCTTCCTGTTTGGAATCAGGCGGGCACCTTGTTGGGTGTTTTTGACATCGACAGCGATCAGCCAGCCGCTTTCACCCAAGACGATGCCACCCAAATGGCCGCGATCCTGAAAGCGAGCTTTTCAAACGCGACATAA
- a CDS encoding helix-turn-helix domain-containing protein has product MYQGSQTPQTLGADLRALRKSRGLTLVEVADALGRSVGWMSQVERDKSDPSIGDLRAIAKALDVPMSMLFAHKHVPAEEVGYIVRAGARRKLGSGDVGLTEELLSPDLTDDFEVVHSTFEPGSRMERPASRPTQEVGYVMSGGLNLRIGEREFTVEAGDSFRIRGEEYDWHNPHNEPAVVIWVIAPPVY; this is encoded by the coding sequence ATGTACCAAGGCAGTCAGACACCTCAGACGCTCGGCGCAGATCTGCGCGCGTTGCGTAAGTCGCGTGGGCTGACGCTGGTCGAGGTTGCGGACGCTCTGGGACGCTCCGTCGGCTGGATGAGCCAGGTTGAACGCGACAAGTCGGATCCCTCGATCGGGGACTTGCGTGCTATCGCCAAAGCACTCGATGTGCCGATGTCTATGCTCTTTGCTCATAAACATGTGCCTGCCGAAGAGGTCGGATACATCGTGCGTGCCGGAGCAAGACGGAAACTGGGCTCGGGCGATGTCGGCCTGACCGAAGAATTGCTGTCACCCGATCTTACGGATGACTTTGAGGTCGTGCATTCCACTTTCGAACCCGGAAGCCGCATGGAACGCCCCGCGTCTCGACCCACCCAAGAAGTTGGCTACGTGATGTCTGGCGGTTTGAACCTGCGGATCGGTGAGCGAGAGTTCACGGTCGAAGCGGGCGATAGCTTTCGCATCCGTGGCGAAGAATACGATTGGCACAATCCACATAACGAACCGGCGGTGGTGATCTGGGTGATCGCGCCGCCTGTCTACTGA
- a CDS encoding GcvT family protein, which translates to MADLPKKARVVIIGGGVVGCSTLYHLAKKGWTDCVLIEKNELTAGSTWHAAGNVPTFSTSWAIMNMQRYSTELYARLGEEVDYPMNYHQSGSIRLAHTDERMQEFERACSMGRYQGIQMEMWTPEETKERYPFMETHDLKGVLYDPTDGDIDPAQLTQALAKGARDMGQKIVRFCPASGVTQHADKTWTVHTEKGDIDCDYVVNAAGYYAQRVGEWFLPYGGRTVPMMVMSHQYLLTEEIPEVEAWSKENGGKLPLMRDVDVSYYLRQEKNGYNLGPYEPNCKGEWMDDGDPMPDDFSFQLWSDDLDRIEDIVTDAMERVPLMATSGVSRVINGPIPYAPDGLPLIGPMPGVDNAFEACVFTFGIAQGGGAGKVMAEWIVDGFTEWDMWAVDPRRYTDYTDQDYCNQKGMEVYGNEYAMHYPHHEWPAARDKKLSPVHDRIIAAGGQMGVYNGWERANWYAKDGDDTSLEATHTWGRSGPWEQRVKEECEAVRDGCGVLDLPGFSRFIVKGEGTAEALRGLVTGGLPKVGRMNLVYISDDRGRILTEMSCIRMGEDEFLMITAATAQWHDRDILRAAMPATTSIEDVTTTRDTLIVTGPTSRDVLAGLCDADLSTGWLTHQAATVAGQPAYLIRVSFAGELGWEVHALNEHMPAIYDAIIEAGAKPFGMYALNSLRIEKGYRAWKGDLSTDYSLLEGGLGRFVKLDKPQDFPGKAAILNEKLQGVKKTFVTLVVEAGDADAPYMSCIWKGDEIIGETTSGAWGYRVNASIALGMIKPEHAEPGTELEVEIYGQKYKATVQKDEPLWDPANERLRA; encoded by the coding sequence ATGGCAGATCTACCCAAAAAAGCCCGCGTGGTGATTATTGGCGGCGGCGTTGTGGGCTGCTCGACATTGTATCATCTGGCGAAGAAGGGCTGGACCGACTGCGTTCTTATCGAAAAGAACGAACTCACGGCGGGCTCGACTTGGCACGCGGCAGGCAACGTTCCAACGTTCTCCACGTCTTGGGCGATCATGAACATGCAGCGCTATTCCACAGAACTATACGCGCGTCTGGGCGAAGAGGTGGATTACCCGATGAACTACCATCAGTCGGGCTCGATCCGTTTGGCGCATACCGATGAGCGCATGCAGGAATTTGAGCGCGCCTGTTCTATGGGCCGCTACCAAGGCATCCAGATGGAGATGTGGACGCCTGAGGAAACCAAAGAGCGTTATCCCTTCATGGAGACCCATGACCTCAAAGGTGTTCTCTATGACCCAACCGATGGCGACATCGATCCGGCTCAGTTGACCCAGGCGCTTGCGAAAGGTGCGCGTGACATGGGGCAAAAGATCGTGCGTTTTTGCCCGGCGTCTGGAGTGACCCAGCATGCAGATAAGACTTGGACGGTCCACACCGAGAAGGGCGACATCGATTGTGACTATGTGGTGAACGCGGCGGGATACTACGCGCAGCGAGTCGGCGAATGGTTCCTGCCCTATGGGGGTCGCACCGTGCCGATGATGGTCATGAGCCACCAGTACCTGCTGACGGAAGAAATCCCCGAAGTCGAAGCATGGTCCAAAGAAAACGGTGGCAAACTGCCTCTGATGCGCGACGTGGATGTCTCTTACTATCTGCGTCAGGAAAAGAACGGCTATAACCTTGGCCCTTACGAACCCAATTGTAAGGGCGAATGGATGGATGACGGCGATCCGATGCCCGATGACTTCAGCTTCCAGCTCTGGTCTGATGATCTGGACCGCATCGAGGACATCGTCACCGATGCCATGGAACGCGTGCCATTGATGGCGACCTCTGGCGTCAGCCGTGTGATCAACGGACCCATTCCATACGCCCCCGACGGGTTGCCTCTGATCGGCCCAATGCCGGGCGTAGACAACGCGTTCGAGGCCTGCGTCTTTACCTTCGGCATCGCGCAAGGCGGGGGAGCTGGCAAAGTCATGGCAGAATGGATCGTCGATGGCTTTACCGAATGGGATATGTGGGCGGTCGATCCACGGCGTTACACCGACTACACCGATCAGGACTACTGCAACCAAAAAGGCATGGAAGTCTACGGCAACGAATACGCCATGCACTATCCACACCACGAATGGCCTGCGGCGCGTGACAAGAAACTCTCGCCGGTCCATGACCGCATCATCGCGGCTGGCGGCCAGATGGGTGTCTACAACGGCTGGGAGCGTGCGAACTGGTACGCCAAAGACGGCGACGACACTTCGCTGGAAGCAACCCACACCTGGGGCCGGTCTGGCCCGTGGGAGCAGCGCGTCAAAGAAGAATGCGAGGCAGTGCGCGACGGCTGCGGCGTGCTCGACCTGCCGGGTTTCTCGCGCTTCATCGTCAAAGGTGAAGGCACCGCCGAAGCGCTTCGTGGCCTTGTGACCGGTGGTCTTCCCAAAGTCGGCCGAATGAACCTCGTTTATATCTCTGACGATCGTGGTCGCATCCTCACAGAAATGTCCTGCATCCGCATGGGCGAGGACGAGTTCCTTATGATCACTGCAGCCACGGCCCAGTGGCACGACCGAGACATCCTGCGCGCCGCAATGCCTGCAACCACCAGCATCGAAGATGTGACCACCACGCGCGATACGCTGATCGTCACGGGCCCAACCTCTCGTGACGTGCTCGCAGGCCTCTGCGATGCGGACCTGTCAACGGGTTGGCTAACCCACCAAGCCGCCACTGTCGCGGGCCAACCGGCTTACCTCATCCGCGTCTCCTTCGCCGGAGAACTCGGCTGGGAGGTTCATGCGCTGAACGAACATATGCCTGCGATCTATGACGCCATTATTGAAGCGGGCGCAAAACCCTTCGGCATGTACGCGCTGAACTCGCTGCGTATCGAAAAAGGCTACCGTGCTTGGAAAGGCGATCTCTCGACCGACTACTCCTTGCTTGAGGGCGGTCTTGGTCGCTTCGTCAAACTCGACAAACCTCAGGACTTCCCCGGCAAAGCTGCGATCCTCAACGAGAAGCTACAAGGCGTCAAAAAGACCTTTGTCACGCTGGTGGTTGAGGCAGGTGATGCAGACGCGCCTTACATGTCCTGCATCTGGAAAGGTGACGAGATCATCGGTGAAACCACCTCTGGCGCATGGGGCTATCGTGTGAATGCTTCCATCGCTTTGGGCATGATCAAGCCTGAACACGCAGAGCCAGGCACAGAGCTCGAAGTCGAAATCTACGGTCAAAAATACAAAGCGACCGTGCAGAAAGACGAACCGCTCTGGGATCCCGCAAACGAGCGTCTGCGCGCCTGA
- a CDS encoding homocysteine S-methyltransferase family protein: protein MSDITILDGGMGQELISRSPDEPTPLFGTQILIDHPQIVSDVHADYFAAGADIATTNSYALLHDRLEKHDLDHRFHELHHAACNAAIAARDAYGAGKVAGSIGPLGWSYRADMAPPIDEAAALYAEIAVLQAPMVDMIMCETMSGLDQAEGALKGAKQGDKPVWICCSVDDEDGTKFRNGDPIEGILKLAETYEPAAVLINCSIPEAVSQALPLISNKGIPTGAYANGFTKITKEFASGQTSVDLLQARQDLTPAAYADFTERWAEMGATIIGGCCEVGPGHIAEVAKRFRHG, encoded by the coding sequence ATGTCAGATATCACGATCCTCGACGGAGGCATGGGCCAGGAGCTCATCTCGCGCTCGCCAGATGAGCCAACCCCTCTGTTTGGGACCCAGATCCTGATTGATCATCCTCAGATCGTTTCGGATGTGCATGCGGATTACTTTGCGGCTGGCGCTGATATTGCAACCACCAATAGCTATGCCCTATTGCACGATCGTCTCGAAAAGCACGATCTCGATCATCGTTTCCATGAGCTCCACCATGCAGCCTGCAATGCCGCCATCGCTGCGCGGGATGCCTATGGCGCGGGGAAGGTTGCCGGCTCCATCGGTCCGCTCGGCTGGTCCTATCGCGCAGATATGGCCCCGCCCATCGATGAGGCCGCCGCGCTCTATGCGGAAATCGCGGTGTTGCAAGCGCCGATGGTCGACATGATCATGTGCGAAACCATGTCTGGACTGGATCAGGCTGAGGGGGCTTTGAAGGGCGCAAAACAGGGCGACAAACCGGTGTGGATCTGTTGCTCGGTCGATGATGAAGACGGCACAAAGTTCCGCAATGGCGATCCTATTGAGGGCATCCTAAAGCTCGCCGAAACATACGAGCCTGCTGCCGTTTTGATCAATTGTTCGATCCCCGAAGCCGTCAGTCAGGCGTTGCCTCTGATTTCAAACAAAGGCATCCCGACCGGCGCCTATGCCAATGGCTTTACCAAGATCACCAAAGAGTTTGCATCAGGGCAAACCTCGGTCGACCTTTTGCAAGCGCGTCAGGATCTGACGCCTGCGGCCTATGCCGACTTCACGGAGCGCTGGGCCGAGATGGGCGCGACGATCATCGGCGGCTGCTGCGAAGTGGGACCCGGACATATTGCTGAGGTCGCCAAAAGGTTCCGCCATGGCTGA
- a CDS encoding GlxA family transcriptional regulator, whose translation MAEAVKQNTWHVDVLLSDGFVLSELAAVTDILRITNRTLATQHFSWTHRSIGGGTRKNPSEISVETQEVPTTPTADFLFVLGNAHAESCDLAPSSVIRSYVSRGAKVYLLAEAAAQFIARDNNLSQRATHWENANLFWEKYGTFESENALAVDDGAIVTCAGMGATVDVMLVLIGDLLGKAVQINVANIMLHESVRGFGTLQPGQESVSRATGDFELDQSIALMHQHIDDPLSIAEINDNIGTSPRALERKFKSHVGTSPSAFYRKIRLHRANNLLVNTTMSVTDIGVACGFGSGFSNRYKKVFGVTPNQVRKRVQTDTCKNTSNLTETKDFTTSNPASP comes from the coding sequence ATGGCTGAGGCGGTGAAGCAGAATACCTGGCACGTTGATGTTCTGCTCAGCGATGGCTTTGTGCTGTCAGAGCTGGCGGCCGTGACGGATATTTTGCGGATCACCAACCGGACATTGGCGACGCAGCATTTCTCTTGGACGCATCGATCCATTGGCGGCGGCACGCGGAAAAACCCGAGTGAGATTTCTGTGGAAACCCAAGAGGTGCCGACGACTCCGACGGCCGACTTTCTCTTCGTCTTGGGCAATGCGCATGCCGAGAGCTGCGACTTGGCCCCGTCCTCAGTAATTCGCTCGTACGTAAGTCGTGGTGCCAAAGTCTATCTTCTGGCCGAGGCCGCCGCACAGTTCATCGCGCGGGATAACAACCTATCTCAACGGGCAACTCATTGGGAAAACGCAAATCTCTTCTGGGAGAAATACGGCACGTTCGAAAGCGAAAACGCTTTGGCGGTCGATGACGGTGCCATCGTCACCTGCGCTGGTATGGGGGCCACCGTCGACGTCATGCTGGTCTTGATCGGGGATCTCTTGGGCAAGGCCGTGCAAATCAACGTCGCCAATATCATGCTGCATGAATCCGTGCGTGGTTTTGGCACCTTGCAGCCGGGTCAGGAAAGCGTCTCGCGCGCGACCGGTGATTTTGAGCTCGACCAAAGCATCGCGCTGATGCACCAACACATCGACGACCCGCTGTCCATTGCCGAGATCAACGACAATATCGGCACCTCCCCCCGCGCGCTTGAGCGGAAATTCAAATCCCATGTCGGCACATCACCGAGCGCGTTCTACCGAAAAATTCGCCTGCATCGCGCCAATAACCTCTTGGTAAACACCACCATGAGCGTCACAGATATTGGCGTGGCCTGCGGCTTTGGCAGCGGATTTTCCAACCGCTACAAAAAGGTCTTTGGCGTCACGCCAAATCAAGTGCGCAAACGGGTTCAAACCGACACTTGCAAAAACACGTCAAATTTGACGGAAACGAAAGATTTCACGACCAGCAACCCTGCTAGTCCGTGA
- a CDS encoding GcvT family protein, translating to MADLPTKARVVIIGGGVIGCSVAYHLTKKGWNDVVLLERKQLTSGTTWHAAGLIAQLRATANMTKLAKYSQELYGSLEEETGVATGFKRVGSITVALTEERKEEIYRQAAMARAFGVEVEEISNERVAEMYPHLNLEDVKGAVYLPLDGQGDPANIALALAKGARQRGGIVKERIKVTEIVKSGRKVTGVDWVSDDGKDSGHIECDMIVNCAGMWGHEVGRKAGVNVPLHACEHFYIVTEAIEGLTQLPVLRVPDECAYYKEDAGKMLLGAFEPNAKPWAMDGIPDSFEFDQLPEDFDHFEPILENAVNRMPMLAEAGIHTFFNGPESFTPDDAYHLGLAPEMDNVWVAAGFNSIGIQSAGGAGMALAEWMDTGAKPFDLGDVDISRMQPFQGNKKYLFERSKETLGLLYADHFPYRQKETARGVRRTPFHHHLMANGAVMGELAGWERANWFANPGQEREYQYSWKRQNWFENSAAEHRAVRENVGMYDMSSFGKIRVEGPDAMAFMNYIGGGDYDVPVGKIVYTQFLNHTGGIEADVTVTRLSETAYIVVTPAATRLADQTWMMRHKGDFNVVLTDVTAGEGVLAVMGPNARKLLEKVSPNDFSNAVNPFGTAQEIEIGMGLARAHRVTYVGELGWEIYASADQAGHVFETLYEAGQDMGLKLCGMHMMDSCRIEKGFRHFGHDITCEDHVVDAGLGFAVKVDKGSDFIGREAVVHRKEFGPKARLLQFKLTDPEPLLFHNEPIIRDGEYVGYVSSGNYGHTLGGAIGMGYVPCEGEKGADVLASTYEIDVMGTKVRAEASLKPMYDPKSERVKV from the coding sequence ATGGCTGACCTCCCTACCAAAGCCCGTGTTGTCATTATCGGTGGCGGCGTTATCGGTTGTTCCGTGGCCTATCACCTGACCAAAAAGGGGTGGAACGATGTGGTCCTTTTGGAACGCAAACAGCTGACATCAGGCACCACATGGCATGCGGCGGGCCTGATTGCGCAGCTGCGGGCGACGGCAAATATGACCAAGCTCGCGAAGTATTCCCAAGAACTCTATGGTTCGCTTGAAGAAGAGACGGGTGTTGCGACAGGCTTTAAACGGGTTGGCTCGATCACCGTAGCTCTCACTGAGGAGCGCAAGGAAGAGATCTATCGTCAGGCGGCTATGGCGCGTGCTTTTGGCGTAGAGGTCGAAGAAATCAGCAACGAACGCGTTGCCGAGATGTATCCGCATCTGAACCTCGAAGACGTGAAAGGCGCGGTCTATCTACCGCTTGATGGGCAAGGGGATCCGGCGAACATCGCTTTGGCGCTGGCCAAAGGCGCGCGGCAACGCGGCGGCATCGTCAAGGAACGCATCAAAGTCACCGAGATCGTAAAATCTGGCCGCAAGGTCACTGGCGTCGATTGGGTGTCAGATGACGGCAAAGACAGCGGCCACATCGAATGCGACATGATCGTGAACTGTGCGGGCATGTGGGGACATGAAGTCGGTCGCAAGGCGGGCGTCAACGTCCCGCTGCATGCCTGTGAGCACTTCTACATCGTGACCGAAGCCATCGAGGGCCTGACCCAGCTTCCGGTCCTGCGGGTGCCGGATGAATGCGCGTATTACAAAGAAGATGCGGGCAAGATGCTGCTCGGCGCATTTGAACCTAATGCGAAACCATGGGCCATGGACGGCATTCCCGACAGCTTTGAATTTGACCAGCTGCCCGAGGATTTCGATCACTTCGAGCCGATCCTGGAGAACGCCGTCAACCGCATGCCGATGCTGGCTGAGGCTGGTATTCACACCTTCTTCAACGGCCCCGAGAGCTTTACGCCGGATGACGCCTACCACCTCGGCCTTGCGCCCGAGATGGACAATGTCTGGGTTGCCGCAGGTTTCAATTCTATCGGCATTCAATCCGCTGGCGGCGCGGGCATGGCGCTCGCGGAATGGATGGATACGGGTGCGAAACCCTTTGATCTGGGCGATGTGGACATCAGTCGGATGCAGCCGTTCCAAGGCAACAAAAAGTACCTCTTTGAACGCTCCAAAGAGACGCTGGGCCTGCTTTATGCCGACCACTTCCCCTATCGCCAGAAAGAAACCGCACGCGGCGTGCGGCGCACGCCCTTCCACCATCACCTGATGGCCAATGGCGCTGTGATGGGAGAACTCGCCGGCTGGGAGCGCGCCAATTGGTTCGCAAATCCGGGCCAAGAACGCGAATATCAATACAGCTGGAAACGCCAGAACTGGTTTGAAAACTCCGCCGCCGAGCACCGGGCCGTACGCGAGAATGTCGGCATGTATGATATGTCGTCTTTCGGCAAAATCCGCGTCGAAGGGCCGGATGCCATGGCCTTCATGAACTACATTGGCGGCGGCGACTATGACGTGCCTGTCGGCAAAATCGTCTACACGCAGTTCCTCAATCACACCGGAGGCATCGAGGCTGATGTTACCGTCACGCGCCTCTCGGAAACCGCCTATATCGTCGTGACCCCAGCGGCCACACGTCTGGCAGATCAAACATGGATGATGCGCCATAAAGGTGATTTCAACGTGGTGCTGACCGACGTCACCGCAGGCGAAGGCGTCTTGGCCGTCATGGGACCAAACGCGCGCAAGCTGCTTGAAAAAGTCTCACCCAACGATTTCTCAAACGCCGTGAACCCCTTTGGCACCGCCCAAGAGATCGAGATCGGCATGGGCCTCGCCCGCGCGCACCGGGTGACCTATGTCGGCGAGCTCGGCTGGGAGATCTATGCGAGCGCTGATCAGGCAGGCCATGTCTTTGAAACGCTCTATGAGGCGGGTCAAGACATGGGCCTCAAGCTCTGCGGCATGCATATGATGGACAGCTGCCGGATCGAGAAGGGCTTCCGCCACTTTGGCCACGACATCACCTGCGAAGACCACGTGGTTGATGCTGGGCTGGGCTTTGCTGTGAAAGTCGACAAAGGCAGCGACTTCATAGGCCGCGAGGCCGTCGTGCATCGCAAGGAATTCGGCCCCAAGGCGCGCCTGTTGCAGTTCAAACTGACCGATCCAGAGCCGCTTTTGTTCCACAACGAACCCATCATCCGTGACGGCGAATATGTGGGTTATGTCAGCTCTGGCAACTACGGCCATACGCTGGGTGGCGCCATCGGCATGGGCTATGTGCCTTGCGAAGGCGAGAAGGGCGCCGACGTTCTGGCCTCGACCTATGAGATCGACGTCATGGGCACAAAGGTGCGCGCTGAGGCATCTTTGAAGCCCATGTATGATCCGAAATCCGAGCGCGTAAAGGTCTAG